One Rhinolophus ferrumequinum isolate MPI-CBG mRhiFer1 chromosome 10, mRhiFer1_v1.p, whole genome shotgun sequence genomic window, CCATGTTTCTCAGATGCTCCAAGTGTTCTCCATCCTGCCTCCGCTACCATTCACATTGCCTCTGCCAGGTGTCCCTGCCACCCATGGCTCACCAGCGTGCTCCTTCGGCTACTCGGATATGCAGGCCTCACTGGGTCCTTGGACACCCTGTCACCCTGAGCCCTGGGCTCCCATTGTCACATTACCTGTCTGCTGTCCCTCAGTCCTGACCAGGGGTCTGCAGGACCAGGTCTGACTGTTGGTTTGGTCATAGTGCTGCCTGCCTGGGCCTCTCCAGCAGAGGCACAGCCCTGAGAAGTACCTGCCGGATGTTTGCTCTCCCCTGGGAGGCTGTCCCCATCCTGGTCCTAGGTCTTCAATGGGgacaggaagaaggggaggaagggccAAGGAACTGGAGCTCCTTGGACGGCTGGGAGCTGATCCAGATTAGGGGGCCGCCCCTCCCCTGAGGATCCCGGCTGTCACTGTCCCAAAATAGCCTGGCAGGTGTGCCAGGGCCACGTCAGTGCTGCCAGTAGGTAGAGCCAGGCCCTGCGCACAGTGGGGAGCGATGGGGACAGCTGCAGGGGGCTTTTCTGCCCAGAGCACCGTGCCAGACTCAGGGCTGTGCCCAAGCCCCCACGCGCCCTGCTGAGCCACCATCCCACCTGAGCTTGGCCTCCTTCCCAGGTGATCGGGCTGCTGGACGTGTTCACTCCCGATGAGACCCTGGATGATTTCACAGACTTGTGAGTACTAGCCTGGGGCTGGCCAGGCAGGGTGAAGGGCGTGGGGGGGTTCTGGGTGGGTCTTGGGGCCTGCTCAAGGCCTCTCCCTGCAGCCTGGATGAGGATTGGGGTGCACTCCGACCACCTGCTCCCCACACCACAGTCCAGCCCCTTGCCATGTGCCCGTGGGACCCCCGGCACTGGCACAGCCAGGTGGAACCTGGACCTGCTCCACCCGTCATGCCTGGCACCAGGCCCTCTCCCGTGCTGGAGGCTTGGACCTGAGCATTTGTTAGCTGGCAGGTCCCGGGCTCTGGGACCCCGGCACCATGTGTGTGGCCGTAACTGGAGCTGCTGACCTTTGCTGGCAGGCAGGGGAGGGTGGCAGGGTTCCTGTCCTGTGACTGCCTGGGTGGCCACCCTGGACTCACACTGTTGTTGGCCAAGAcccaggggcctggcctgggaggggctgggaggaccGGCTCCTCACTGCCTGACCTTGCAGGGGCCAAGGACCCACAGTGTCCAGGCCGTGCTAAATGTTTCTCTCCCTCCACTTACCCAGCCTGCCCCTCATACCCAAATGTCCTGCTGTCCCACGCCTGCCCACAGGCACGTCCCTCCTTTCTCTCACAccctccccagcctcagcctAGGTGTTCCCCAGCCCGGGGAGCCACGGTGTGGGTGGTTGGAGGTGGATGGACCTGGTGAGGCATTGGGAGGTGGACACTGAGGGTCTTCCGGGGTCTGAGCCTGGCCCCACGGCACCCCGCCCGCCCGGCTCCCACAGCTACCTGGTCATGCCTTTCATGGGCACCGACCTGGGCAAGCTCATGAAGCACGAGAAGCTGAGTGAGGACCGAATCCAGTTCCTCGTCTACCAGATGCTGAAGGGGTTGAAGGTGAGGCCGTGCAGGGGGGTGGCAGGAAGGGCAGGACAGCTGAGGGCCAGGTGAGCTGACACTGCTGACCTTCTGTATCCCTACAGTACATCCATGCTGCTGGCATCATCCATAGGGTGAGTCCTGGTGGTGGGGCCTCTGCAGCTGTGTGGATGTTTCAGGAACCCCACTTCCAGGAGCTTCTGCTTCCCGCCTGTAGGGGGCACCATGGGATCCAGTGGGATCTGCACACAGTGCTTGAGCACAGCCCTGGGGCCCAGGCACCTGCCCCCTTCCTGGAGGCTGCAGGGGCCGCTGCTCCCCGCTGCCTGGGCTCCTGTCCTTGCCCCTTGCTGGTGGGGCCACACAGCTAGCTTTCCTTTGCCCCCAGGACCTAAAGCCTGGCAACCTGGCTGTGAACGAGGACTGTGAGCTGAAGGTGTGTGTTGGTGGCGGGGCTGGGgactccctccccacctgcccatcTGCTTGCTGCTGCCTCGGTCCTCAGACCTGGTGGAGGGCCAGCCCAGGCCCGGGCAGAAGGATCGGCCATCTAGGCGTGGCCGAGCAGCTGATGGCCACAGGCTCCCTGGGGAGGCACTTGACTGGGGTGGCCTTGGGCACACTCACTCCCATCCCTCCTtgaggtgaggggtgggaggcGTCCCCCAGTCCCTCATGCCTGAGCCAGGGCAGGGCCGAAAAGGCCTTCTCAAAGGTGGAGGCAAGCAGGAAGTGGAGGACAGGCACAGGAGCCCGTGGGGATGTCTGCCCCTGCCGGTGGGTGGAGGCGGGTCCTGTTGGGCTAGGTATGCTGGCCATGGGGAGGCTTGCAGGTCCATGACTGTGACCTCAGACCCTGTGGGGTTGGCAGGGGCCCCAGAGTGCCCAGTTCCCTTGGGGTCTGCTGGTCCACAGGCTGGTCCACTCACTCCCTGGGGGCACCTTTGCCCCACCTTCCTCATTCTGGCTTCAGATCCTGGACTTTGGCCTGGCCCGGCAGGCAGACAGCGAGATGACTGGATATGTGATGACCCGGTGGTACCGGGCTCCTGAGGTCATCTTGAATTGGATGCACTACACACAGACAGGTGAGAGACTGCCCAGTCGGGTCTCCACCTGGGCCAGCCTGGACCCACGCTGGACCCGCCCCTTCCTGTTTCCTTATGGGAAGCCCATGGTGGTGCTTCTCCGGAGGCTGCTGAGGTGGGGTGGAGCCAGACGAGGGTGTGGCAGGCTCGATGACCCTTGTGTCCATGGCCCCCCGCCCCCTGGGAGTCACCCCCCCCACGGCCCACAGAGCCCTGATTCGAGGGCTTCTGTCTCAGTGGACATCTGGTCGGCGGGCTGCATCATGGCCGAGATGATCACGGGGAAGACGCTGTTCAAGGGCAATGACCGTATCCTGCACCTGTGGGGTCAGGCGGGAGGGGCGTATCCTGCACCTGTGGGGTCAggcgggctggggtggggctgggcacaCTGTCCAGACCGGACGGGTGGGTGAGCCctgctctctggcccatgctgtGCTCCTGAGCTCAGCGGAGACCTGGACCAGCTGAAGGAGATCTTGAAGGTGACAGGGACGCCTCCTGATGAGTTTGTGCAGAGGCTGCAGAGTGCCGATGTCAGTCggagctgggcaggggctggaggggctggGTCCTGCCTGGCGCTGGCCCTTTACCCTTACTTCTCACACAGGCAAAGAATTACATGAAGGGCCTGCCCGAATTGGAGAAGAAGGATTTTGCCTCCATCCTGACCAACGCAAGCCCTCTGGGTAGGGCCGGCCTTGGGGGAGCGTGGGGCCCTCTCGTTGGCCCAGCCTGAcctgccctccccccagctgTGAACCTCCTGGAGAAAATGCTGGTGCTGGATGCAGACCAACGGGTGACGGCGGCCGAGGCACTGACACACCCCTACTTCGAGTCACTGCAGGACACGGAGGACGAGCCCAAGGCCCATAAGTACGACGAGTCCTGTGAGGATGTGGACCGTACGCTGGACGAGTGGAAGCGTGAGTGGGGGGCTTGGGCAGGGCCTGTGGCTGGACCCTGTAACCCCTGTGGCCTGGGCTCAGAGTCCTGGGTCCGCCAGGTGAGGGACACAGCAAGAGGTCAGAGGGCAGCGGGGCTTCCTGGCTAAGGTGCCCTCTGGCTGGAGCTAAAGGATGAAAAGGAAGGCATTTCGGCAGGGGCTTGGCACACGCGCACACGCAGGCACACGAGATGCGTTCTGGAAACCATGGGGAGGCAGCTCTGAGCTCAGGGCAGTTGTGAGCACTTACCGTCCCCTGTCCAGGCCAGAGATCCGGCCATCCTGGAGCCCCTCCACACCCACTTGTCCCCAGGCCTCTGCTCACACCCCTTGAACTCATCCTTGCCTCTCCTTGCCCCTTTCGTTACCCCTCCCACCTGGACAGCTGCACACCCCTCACGTCCTGCCAGCTCACAGCACCTCACCCCTCCTGACCACGCCTGGCCTGTCCCCTACAGCACCCCTGAGCATTCAGACCCCCAATAACTGCTCTGCTCCTCTAGGCTTTGCGCTGCCCACTCCCTTTACACCAAGGGCACCTCCCCGCATGTCTGAGGGTTCACCAACATCTGATCAGCCTCAAGCTGGGCTCAGGGAAGCCTGCCTGGTCTCCAGGTTTCCCTCTGCTTGGCTCTGATGCTCCATACTGGAACTGGCCTCATCCATGTCCACTCCAGAATGGCAGGCCATGAGGGCTGCCGGACCTTCCTGAAGATGTAGGGATGTCTGCGGGCAGCAGTTAGCACCACTGGGTTCTAGGCCCCGTCCTGCCTCAGATCCAGGGCCTTGATCTTacacatgggggtgggggcggagctGGACAGGCGGTGATTCCCAAACCATGTTCCCAAACCACGGTGGAGGGCCCCTGGGTTTCTGGGACCTCCACCAGGGGCTCCGCCCCTATCTGTGCCGTCTTTTGTGCTTGTAAGTTTGGTTTGATGGAAGTTTTCTGATGCTAAAAAAAGATAACCTGAAAACCACGGGCCACAGAATCCTCTCTGCGGTCTCCCTCCCACACAAACTATTTTGAGAGCTTTTGCTCTGACTACAGATCATGTGGCCTGTTCGTGGCTGAGCCCCCGTCAGGATGCAAACTCTCATCACCTCGTTCCCATGGGAAAGGCCAGCTTTACCGCAGGGGCCTCACACAGACCTTCCCTGTGTGGACTGGCCCCTGCCTTAGGATTAGAGGAATAGCCTAGGAGGCACCCCACACAGCGGGGCAAAGCACACAGACCACCTGCTTGGAAAGCACAGTGTTTCCTGAACTGGGCTTGTGGAGTGCTGGTGTCCCCCAAACAGGCACCCCACTACTCACTACCCCAAAGGCTGGGATAGGCTGAGTGAACCTGTCCATTTGCAGACTACTCAGAAGGGAATCGAGCAACCCCCAACCCAACCCCCACCCCGCCTCTGGGTGGCTCCCTTCGGGCAGTTCAGGGAACATGACCACTGGGTGAGGAAGGTGGGTACTGCAGAAGTTGGTGGGAATTCCTCTCAGCTAAGTCTGGATATCCTGGATCCAGAGGCTGGGGTGTGTCCTGGTGGGACTCGGCGTGAGCACGTTGGTTTACATTCCTAGGACGTCCTCTGTTCACTAAAGCAGGCTGTGTGGCTGAGGCCTGCCCGGACACTTCAGGGGCAGTGGTTTTGGGCTCCAGGAGCCTTATCAGGGTGGATAGGCCCTGTGGACTGACTCAGGTGGGGTGAGAGTGGCTGTGGCCTTGGATGAAGTCGCATGATGGGACAGAAGGAGCCCACCTGAGGCCTACGCCCCAGCAATGACCTCTGACCTGATACTTTGGGGGTGGGTTGGCCCCTAAGTCAGTGGCTGTCAGCCTGTGTTCTGGGCCTGGGAATTCTCCTCACCGCTCCCTGAGTGGACTCACGCAGGTCTCATTGCTGGTTGGGGAGACCACCAGAGGACGGCCCAGCAATTGTTCCCGGTTACTGGGGTCCGCAGTGGTGCACACTGGGACCTGATTCTGACGGGTGACCAGGCCCCTTCTCCCGTGACTCTGTCTGTCTCATCCCACTCCAGGTGTCACGTATAAAGAGGTGCTCAGCTTCAAGCCTCCCCGGCAGCTGGGCGCCAGGGCCTCCAAGGAGACGGCCCTGTGAAGACCCCTGGGCCCTGAGGGAGTGGAGGGGACTCGGCCTGAAAGGGAGATCCTGATACCACTGTGACCTTGGCTGGGGCTCGCTTCCCAGGAGGCTCCTCATTGCAtgggccccccaccccctacaAACCTGTGCCCCTGCCCTCAGGCCCCCACGTCAGCCTAACCTTGTAGAATTTGGACTTTCTGGACAGGACACCCACCTGACCTGGGCTGGTCTCTGAGCCCGAGAAGCCTCAGGTCTTAGGGTGGGTGGGGCTTGGGATCAAGGCCTGGCTTCTGACCCTGCCTGCTCTGGACCATGCTGCGGCCAGCTCATGTGGCTAAGAGGAAGGACAGGGAGGGCGCAGGGCGCCGACTCGGGGACATCTCTCCTGGAGAGCACTGGTGTGGACTCCACTGGCACCCACAGCCGGGAATGTAAATTGCCCATGTGGCTGGGAGGAAATAAACCCTTTCTTTGTAGAGCTTCCACTCTGGCTTCGCTTCCTGGTTCGTGGGCTGGATCCCCACCTTTAGGCCTGTGAGCTGCAGCCTTACCTAGAGGAGGGAGGCCAGCCTAGAAGCTCAGcccctcctgagccactgggctggggCATACTCTCCCTCCTGGTTCTGGAGCCCCCACATTAGGGCTTGCCCCCCTCTCCTTGTGGGGTGAACTTCCTCTAATGGcttggactctggagccagactctggggcagggcctgatGGGGGCGGGCGTTAAGGTCCAACCTGGGGCTCAGTCCCAGCTGTCTGAGTTCCCTGCACTCTCCAAGACCAGATTCCTGGGGAGGACGGGTCACCGCTGCAGCGTCCAGGCGCCGGTTGCATAGCGGAAAGGTGGGTTCTGTTCTCTGATTCCCGGGCACGCCCCAGCGCCATCGGTAAGCCCGCAGAGCCCTCTGCCGGCCGTTCGACGTCTTCCAGAGCTAGCAGCCGGATCCTAAACCACTCTAAAGGGAGCCAGTGGCCGCCCTGGCTCCTCCCACCTGTCCCCGGGGTAGGTACGCCCAAAGCTGGGCCAGGCCATCCCCCTTTTCTCGGTCTGGAGCTCGGCTGGACACGCGCACAGTCGGTCCAGCCAAATAGTCGGACAAGTTACCACAATGGACACCGGTGTTTGCTGCGGACAAAGGCTTTCGGGTGCCTCTGGGACCCACCCCTGCCGCGACCCTCCGTTCTCTGGGATTCAAACGGGGCGGTCCTCCGCAGGCCACGCCCGTCGCGGTCACGTGTCACAGGATGGCCAATCAGCACGCCATTCCCTAGCCACCCGGATTGGCGGGCACTTGACCCCAAATGACCCAGTTGGAGTCTTCCCAGAGTACTCGCCGGCCGCCCGCTTTCGGCTTGACGAGGATTGTGGAGACTCACACGGGGCAGCAGGGGGCGGGGCCCTGTCAGGGCCGTAGTCTACATTTCTCTCACCGTGGGGCTCGCCCCGGCATTGTATAGGCGACCAAGGACCCGGACTAGGGGCACCACTGTCCCCAGTGCTCTCCTCCTAGACCCCAGAACCCCACCCACGCCCCGCCCCCAGGGTCCAACCCTCCCAGACCTCAGGATCCAGTCCACGCCCCTCCAAAAGGCTCCCCCCTCCCAGGACCCAGTCCCGGGAGCCCACGGGTTTCAGGCCCGCGGCTCCCGGTTGCCTCCTCTCTGTGGCCATCTGCTATGTGACTGTGCCCGCGCCTCCCTTGGCTGGCTTCGTTCATCCCTCGCCCAGACCCTCCCTCTCGGTCCTCATTTCCCTCGCCCCACGCGGCAGCGACTCCTGTCCATCTTCCCTGCTAGCACCCTGACCTTCCCACTCAGCCGCTCTTCGGCCAGGGATCGTTCCTGAAGCTTACATCGAACCCTGTCACTCCCTTCTTAAACTCTGAGGGCAGCGCAGCACGTCGGGGCAGCCCTGGCCGACGAAGCCACAACTCCCGGCTCCGCTCTACTTTCGCAGCTCTTCCCGGAGCCCCGGCTACGCGgtcaaggtggtcctggggcagAAGGGGCTCAGCCCACGGTACGCGGGTGGGGCCGCCCTGGCATCCGCGGAGTCAAAGCTCACGGCCTCGTGCTCACACGCATGACCCCCCCATTTCTATAGGGTAGGAGGCCGCCGACCCGCCCTGGCTGCCGCTGTGGCTTCGGAGGAGGTGGAGCCGCAAGGGGGCGGGATGGTACTGGTCCGAGTGGGAGGAAGCCGGAAGCGAGGCCCCGGGTGCTACCTTGACAACCCCGGACTCCCTCGGTTGCTGGCTGCGGCCTGAGGTCCCTTTCCTGCCCTGGTTGTGTGTGTTCCGGCCTAGGCGTGGCACTGCTCCCTGGGGCTGCAAGGAGGGGAACGACAGTACACTCGCTGGCGAGTGGGGGCGTCTGGGTCCTCCCACCGGGTGGCACAAAGTGACCACGGCCTGCCCATGGGAACCGCACTCGTGTACCACGAGGACATGACCGAGGCCAGGCTGCTGTGGGAGGAGTAAGTGTGACTTGGCAGAggcgggggaaggggaggggactCTGGACTCTGAGCTCTGTGTCCACTCAGCCCCGAGTGTGAGATCGAGTCTCCTGAGCGCCTGACCACCGCCCTGGAACGCCTGCAGCAGCGCGGCCTGGAGCAGAGGTGCCTGCGCTTGGCTGCCCGAGAGGcctcagaggcagagctgggcctggtgCACAGGTCAGACCCTGGCAGGCCACATACCCTGGAGGACACAGGTCGCAGCCGAGGATCTGGGCCTCCCTGGGCCTGCCAGCACTGCACAAACAGTGCCTCTCCcccatgtgcctcagtttcatcatcgggtgggtgggggagggagcaaTGAGGTGGGCAGTCCCACCTAGGGTTTgcccctcttttcctcttctctccattcaTGTTAGTGACCCTGCCTTCCCTGCCTGCTCCTCTGCAGCCCAGAGTACGTGGCCCTGTTGCGGGGGACCCAGGCCTTGGGCACGAGGGAGCTCCAGGCACTGTCTAGACAGTATGATGCCATCTACTTCCATCCGGTGCGTGCCCTGGggacacacccacccacccagacACACATGCTTGTTCACGCCCATGGCCGCCAGACCTGGCCAAAGTCCCCAAGTTCATGGACATGCCAACACCCTGCACACCTGCTGGCTGCCGCTGCTTGCACCTGGGACGATCCTGGCCCATTCCATTCAGCGCTTCGTGCCCTGCAGCCTGGCAcagggctgggcagagtctgAGGTGTAGTGGTGGGGGGGCTCAtcttcacccctccccccacagagTACCTTCCACTGTGCCCGGCTGGCTGCAGGGGCCGGGCTGCAGCTGGTGGATGCAGTACTGACAGGAGCTGTGCATAACGGGTTTGCCTTGGTGAGGTGAGAGCTGTCCCCCTACCATAGCTGCTTCCCATGTGGGCACAGGGTGACCGTGCCATGCCCCATGCCCCGCTCTCACCTGCAGGCCTCCTGGGCACCACAGCCAGAGGGCTGCCGCCAATGGATTCTGTGTGTTCAATAATGTGGCCTTAGCGGCCAAACATGCCCAGGAGAAGCATGGGCTGCACAGGTGTGTGCTGGGCCAGctgcagggggcggggccagaTGGAAGGGCTGCTGCTGAGACCCCACCCAGCCCCTTGCATcctggactaggctctggcatggAGGCGGGAGGCCACTGCCCTTGTGACCTCCGTGCTCTCTGTCCCCAGGATCCTCATCGTTGACTGGGATGTCCACCATGGCCAGGGCATCCAGTATACCTTTGAGGACGACCCCAGGTGACCTGGGGGCGGGGACCCCACTCTTCCGGGGCACGTAGCCTGGCCTGGGAAAATCCAAGTGGGAAGACATGGTGGTTTGCTCCAGGGTCAGGGTTCTGAGAGGAGCCATGGGGCTGAGGGTCCTGACCGCTGACCTCTGACCATGGCCGGTTATCCCTAGCATCCTTTACTTCTCCTGGCACCGCTATGAGCATGGGCGCTTCTGGCCCTACCTGCGAGAGTCCAATGCAGACACTGTCGGGCAGGGACAGGGCCGAGGCTTCACTGTCAACTTGCCCTGGAACCAGGTGCCACCTTTCACCACCCACCCTACTCCCCAGATCCCCCACCCAGCCcacatcccccaccccacagctccAAGCCTCCTGAGTGTAGTCCAGGGCATCCTGCCAGGGTCACCCCCAGAGCCCGGGCTCCAGGAGTGAAGGCCCCACAGCCCCCCTGACGGGGCCCACCGCTGACGCCCGTGGCTGCAGGTCGGGATGGGAAATGCTGACTACGTGGCTGCCTTCCTGCATGTGCTTCTCCCTGTGGCCTTTGAGGTGACCGTGTGGGGGACaggggcaggagggtgggagggggactCAATGCCCAGAGTTCCCCCCCACTCCACTGGAGCAGAGCTGAGCCCTGGGGTGGGGACGGTCTCTCTGGAAGGGCCtccccttcaccccaccccacctggccctgcccacagTTTGACCCTGAGCTGGTGCTAGTCGCGGCAGGATTTGACTCAGCGATCGGGGACCCCGAGGTGAGGGCCCGGCCTGGCTGGGAGGGCTTCTCTGCTGGGGTCCTGCAGCCAGGCCCCGTCATACCTGCTCTGGTTCCAGGGGCAGATGCAGGCCACGCCAGAGTGCTTCGCCCACCTCACACAGCTGCTGCAGGTGCTGGCTGGTGGCCGGGTCTGCGCTGTGCTGGAGGTGACTATAGTGAGCAGGGAGGGCCCACGGGCCAGAGGCTGAGGTGCTGCCTGAGGGGCCTGCCCCCCAATAATACCCCTGCCCCAGTCacacctctgccctcctccctcctcccagggtGGCTACCACCTGGAGTCGCTCTCCCAGTCAGTGTGCATGATGGTGCAGGCCCTGCTGGgtgaccctgccccacccctgtcGGGGCCCATGGTGCCACATCACAGGTGCGAGGGGCAGAAGGGTGGGAAGGGCTGTGGCTGCCAGGCCAGGCCTCACCATTCCTGGTTCTCCCCATAGCGCCTTGGAGTCCATCCAGAGTGTCCGGGCAGCACAGGCCCCTCACTGGACAAGCCTCCAGCAGGAAGGTCAGTGTGGcgtgggctgggtgggggggtTGCACCTTGGGCTCCTACACAGTGGCTGAGACTCTGAACCACTCCTAGGCCCGGTCCCCGTCCCAAGTCCCAGTAACTACTCCCCAGAGGGGAGACCCTCGACTCTGCTGCCTGGGGGTTCTGAATTCAAGACTGCAGCAGCCCAGGCCGCGGCAGCACTGAGCTCCCTCCTAGACCAGCTGTGCCTCCAGCCTACACCTCCTGTCCGCACGGCTGTTGCCCTGACTTCGCTGGGCGCTGGCCTGGTCCTGCCCCCTGATGTCCTCTGTGAGGAGGGGTCAGCCCCGCAGGAGGAGATGCAGGCCTGGGCCAGGTGGGCAGAATGGGCTGGGGAATGGGATGGGGCTGTGTCCACCACGTACCCTTGTGTGACTCACCTGTGGTCTGTGTCACCCCGTGGCGA contains:
- the HDAC10 gene encoding polyamine deacetylase HDAC10 isoform X2: MGTALVYHEDMTEARLLWEDPECEIESPERLTTALERLQQRGLEQRCLRLAAREASEAELGLVHSPEYVALLRGTQALGTRELQALSRQYDAIYFHPSTFHCARLAAGAGLQLVDAVLTGAVHNGFALVRPPGHHSQRAAANGFCVFNNVALAAKHAQEKHGLHRILIVDWDVHHGQGIQYTFEDDPSILYFSWHRYEHGRFWPYLRESNADTVGQGQGRGFTVNLPWNQFDPELVLVAAGFDSAIGDPEGQMQATPECFAHLTQLLQVLAGGRVCAVLEGGYHLESLSQSVCMMVQALLGDPAPPLSGPMVPHHSALESIQSVRAAQAPHWTSLQQEGPVPVPSPSNYSPEGRPSTLLPGGSEFKTAAAQAAAALSSLLDQLCLQPTPPVRTAVALTSLGAGLVLPPDVLCEEGSAPQEEMQAWARLHEALAKDEALTALGKVLYLLDGILDGQVSSGITDTPAPAAAATLDVAIRRGLSQGAQRLLCVAVGQLDRPSDLADDGRNLWLNIRGKEAAALSTFHVSVPLPATTGGFLNCVLALVLPLAYGFQPDLVLLALGPAHGLQDAQAALLAALLRVPAGGRVLALVDAESTPRLAGVLARVLCGEAPPSLGPFSVASPEDTQALKYLRGQLQPHWKMLQVAAPV
- the HDAC10 gene encoding polyamine deacetylase HDAC10 isoform X4, which gives rise to MGTALVYHEDMTEARLLWEDPECEIESPERLTTALERLQQRGLEQRCLRLAAREASEAELGLVHSPEYVALLRGTQALGTRELQALSRQYDAIYFHPSTFHCARLAAGAGLQLVDAVLTGAVHNGFALVRPPGHHSQRAAANGFCVFNNVALAAKHAQEKHGLHRILIVDWDVHHGQGIQYTFEDDPSILYFSWHRYEHGRFWPYLRESNADTVGQGQGRGFTVNLPWNQFDPELVLVAAGFDSAIGDPEGGYHLESLSQSVCMMVQALLGDPAPPLSGPMVPHHSALESIQSVRAAQAPHWTSLQQEGPVPVPSPSNYSPEGRPSTLLPGGSEFKTAAAQAAAALSSLLDQLCLQPTPPVRTAVALTSLGAGLVLPPDVLCEEGSAPQEEMQAWARLHEALAKDEALTALGKVLYLLDGILDGQVSSGITDTPAPAAAATLDVAIRRGLSQGAQRLLCVAVGQLDRPSDLADDGRNLWLNIRGKEAAALSTFHVSVPLPATTGGFLNCVLALVLPLAYGFQPDLVLLALGPAHGLQDAQAALLAALLRVPAGGRVLALVDAESTPRLAGVLARVLCGEAPPSLGPFSVASPEDTQALKYLRGQLQPHWKMLQVAAPV
- the HDAC10 gene encoding polyamine deacetylase HDAC10 isoform X3, which codes for MGTALVYHEDMTEARLLWEDPECEIESPERLTTALERLQQRGLEQRCLRLAAREASEAELGLVHSPEYVALLRGTQALGTRELQALSRQYDAIYFHPSTFHCARLAAGAGLQLVDAVLTGAVHNGFALVRPPGHHSQRAAANGFCVFNNVALAAKHAQEKHGLHRILIVDWDVHHGQGIQYTFEDDPSILYFSWHRYEHGRFWPYLRESNADTVGQGQGRGFTVNLPWNQVGMGNADYVAAFLHVLLPVAFEFDPELVLVAAGFDSAIGDPEGGYHLESLSQSVCMMVQALLGDPAPPLSGPMVPHHSALESIQSVRAAQAPHWTSLQQEGPVPVPSPSNYSPEGRPSTLLPGGSEFKTAAAQAAAALSSLLDQLCLQPTPPVRTAVALTSLGAGLVLPPDVLCEEGSAPQEEMQAWARLHEALAKDEALTALGKVLYLLDGILDGQVSSGITDTPAPAAAATLDVAIRRGLSQGAQRLLCVAVGQLDRPSDLADDGRNLWLNIRGKEAAALSTFHVSVPLPATTGGFLNCVLALVLPLAYGFQPDLVLLALGPAHGLQDAQAALLAALLRVPAGGRVLALVDAESTPRLAGVLARVLCGEAPPSLGPFSVASPEDTQALKYLRGQLQPHWKMLQVAAPV
- the MAPK12 gene encoding mitogen-activated protein kinase 12 isoform X2, with product MSSPPPARRGFYRQEVTKTTWEVRVVYQDLQPVGSGAYGAVCSAVDSRTGAKVAIKKLYRPFQSELFAKRAYRELRLLKHMRHENVIGLLDVFTPDETLDDFTDFYLVMPFMGTDLGKLMKHEKLSEDRIQFLVYQMLKGLKYIHAAGIIHRDLKPGNLAVNEDCELKILDFGLARQADSEMTGYVMTRWYRAPEVILNWMHYTQTVDIWSAGCIMAEMITGKTLFKGNDHLDQLKEILKVTGTPPDEFVQRLQSADAKNYMKGLPELEKKDFASILTNASPLDQRVTAAEALTHPYFESLQDTEDEPKAHKYDESCEDVDRTLDEWKRVTYKEVLSFKPPRQLGARASKETAL
- the MAPK12 gene encoding mitogen-activated protein kinase 12 isoform X1; protein product: MSSPPPARRGFYRQEVTKTTWEVRVVYQDLQPVGSGAYGAVCSAVDSRTGAKVAIKKLYRPFQSELFAKRAYRELRLLKHMRHENVIGLLDVFTPDETLDDFTDFYLVMPFMGTDLGKLMKHEKLSEDRIQFLVYQMLKGLKYIHAAGIIHRDLKPGNLAVNEDCELKILDFGLARQADSEMTGYVMTRWYRAPEVILNWMHYTQTVDIWSAGCIMAEMITGKTLFKGNDHLDQLKEILKVTGTPPDEFVQRLQSADAKNYMKGLPELEKKDFASILTNASPLAVNLLEKMLVLDADQRVTAAEALTHPYFESLQDTEDEPKAHKYDESCEDVDRTLDEWKRVTYKEVLSFKPPRQLGARASKETAL
- the HDAC10 gene encoding polyamine deacetylase HDAC10 isoform X1, translating into MGTALVYHEDMTEARLLWEDPECEIESPERLTTALERLQQRGLEQRCLRLAAREASEAELGLVHSPEYVALLRGTQALGTRELQALSRQYDAIYFHPSTFHCARLAAGAGLQLVDAVLTGAVHNGFALVRPPGHHSQRAAANGFCVFNNVALAAKHAQEKHGLHRILIVDWDVHHGQGIQYTFEDDPSILYFSWHRYEHGRFWPYLRESNADTVGQGQGRGFTVNLPWNQVGMGNADYVAAFLHVLLPVAFEFDPELVLVAAGFDSAIGDPEGQMQATPECFAHLTQLLQVLAGGRVCAVLEGGYHLESLSQSVCMMVQALLGDPAPPLSGPMVPHHSALESIQSVRAAQAPHWTSLQQEGPVPVPSPSNYSPEGRPSTLLPGGSEFKTAAAQAAAALSSLLDQLCLQPTPPVRTAVALTSLGAGLVLPPDVLCEEGSAPQEEMQAWARLHEALAKDEALTALGKVLYLLDGILDGQVSSGITDTPAPAAAATLDVAIRRGLSQGAQRLLCVAVGQLDRPSDLADDGRNLWLNIRGKEAAALSTFHVSVPLPATTGGFLNCVLALVLPLAYGFQPDLVLLALGPAHGLQDAQAALLAALLRVPAGGRVLALVDAESTPRLAGVLARVLCGEAPPSLGPFSVASPEDTQALKYLRGQLQPHWKMLQVAAPV